A section of the Hyphomicrobiales bacterium genome encodes:
- the metZ gene encoding O-succinylhomoserine sulfhydrylase produces MSATPDDDDQAPDPTTTLVHGGTLRSQFGETSEAIFLNSGFVYRTAEEAEARFKGDVPGFVYSRYANPTVAMFEERIRLLEGAEAARGTGSGMAAVAAALFSQLEAGDHVVAAKALFGSCRYIIEDLLPRFGVSSTLIDGRDLGAWEQACRPETKVMFLESPTNPTLELVDIAGVSAIARQIGAKVVVDNVFATPMLQRPLALGAHVVTYSATKHIDGQGRCLGGVVLGDKEFIEKKLHDYLKHTGPSLSPFNAWVLLKGLETMALRVERQCATAAVLADHIAGHPKVRDLMYPGRADHPQAELARRQMAGGGPMVAFSLTGGKSAAFAMLNALSVISISNNLGDTKSLITHPATTTHQRLSEEARAELGIGPGTVRLSVGLESPLDLIADLERALATA; encoded by the coding sequence ATGTCCGCCACCCCCGACGACGACGATCAGGCGCCCGATCCGACGACCACGCTGGTGCACGGCGGCACGTTGCGCTCGCAGTTCGGCGAGACGTCGGAGGCGATTTTCCTCAACTCCGGCTTCGTCTATCGCACGGCCGAGGAGGCGGAGGCCCGCTTCAAGGGGGACGTGCCCGGCTTCGTCTACAGCCGCTATGCCAATCCGACGGTCGCCATGTTCGAGGAGCGCATCCGTCTGCTCGAGGGAGCGGAGGCGGCGCGCGGCACCGGTAGCGGCATGGCGGCAGTGGCGGCCGCGCTCTTCAGCCAGCTCGAGGCCGGGGATCACGTCGTTGCGGCAAAGGCGCTGTTCGGCTCCTGCCGCTACATCATCGAGGATCTGTTGCCGCGCTTCGGGGTTTCCTCGACGTTGATCGATGGTCGCGACCTTGGCGCCTGGGAGCAAGCGTGCCGCCCCGAAACGAAGGTGATGTTTCTCGAATCGCCAACCAATCCGACACTCGAGCTGGTCGATATCGCCGGAGTTTCGGCCATCGCCCGGCAGATCGGGGCAAAGGTCGTCGTCGACAACGTCTTTGCCACGCCGATGCTGCAGCGCCCGCTGGCGCTCGGAGCGCACGTCGTCACCTATTCGGCGACCAAGCACATCGACGGACAGGGGCGATGCCTCGGCGGAGTCGTGCTCGGCGACAAGGAGTTCATCGAAAAGAAGCTCCACGACTACCTCAAGCACACCGGGCCATCGCTCTCGCCGTTCAACGCCTGGGTGCTGCTCAAGGGCCTCGAGACGATGGCGCTCCGGGTCGAGCGGCAATGCGCGACGGCGGCCGTGCTCGCCGATCATATCGCTGGCCATCCCAAGGTGCGCGATCTCATGTATCCGGGGCGGGCCGACCATCCGCAGGCCGAGTTGGCGCGCCGTCAGATGGCGGGGGGCGGGCCGATGGTGGCGTTCTCGCTCACCGGCGGCAAGAGCGCGGCATTCGCCATGCTCAATGCGCTGAGCGTCATTTCCATCTCCAACAACCTCGGCGATACCAAGAGCCTCATCACGCATCCGGCAACGACGACACACCAGCGGCTCAGCGAGGAGGCGCGGGCCGAACTCGGCATCGGGCCCGGCACCGTGCGGCTCAGCGTCGGGCTGGAAAGCCCCTTGGATCTCATCGCCGACCTCGAACGGGCGCTCGCGACCGCCTGA
- a CDS encoding 2'-deoxycytidine 5'-triphosphate deaminase, producing MARRAQSRVTASGILPDSAIAVLLREGAILPAMPPAPDQVQPASLDLRLGTTAVRVRASFLPGPGVPVAERLRELATHRVDLSAGAVLETGCVYVVPLMESLALSADLAGAANPKSSTGRLDVFTRVIVDGATAFDQVPAGYHGPLYAEICPQTFPILVRPGSRLSQLRLRRGDPREDDATLTRLQREVGLVSGGTVDIDDGIALSVDLAPGPDALVGYRAKRHTGVVDVDAAGAHRIADYWEPIRAGDGDRRLILDPDQFYILASKEAVTIPPGHAAEMMPFNPLVGEFRVHYAGFMDPGFGHAATGGAGARVVLEVRSHKVPFILEDGQIIGRLVYERMCAVPATLYGAGIGSHYQAQGLKLSKHFV from the coding sequence ATGGCAAGACGAGCCCAGTCGCGAGTGACGGCGAGCGGGATCCTGCCGGATTCCGCGATAGCGGTGCTGTTGCGTGAGGGAGCCATCCTGCCGGCGATGCCACCCGCCCCCGATCAGGTTCAGCCGGCGAGCCTCGACTTGCGGCTCGGCACGACGGCCGTCCGGGTCCGCGCCAGTTTCCTGCCCGGCCCAGGTGTGCCCGTCGCCGAGCGGTTGCGCGAGCTGGCGACCCACCGCGTCGACCTCTCCGCCGGCGCGGTCCTCGAGACCGGCTGCGTCTACGTGGTCCCGCTGATGGAGAGCCTGGCGCTGTCCGCCGACCTTGCCGGCGCCGCCAATCCGAAATCCTCGACCGGCCGGCTCGACGTCTTCACCCGCGTCATCGTCGACGGCGCCACGGCCTTCGATCAGGTGCCCGCCGGCTACCACGGCCCACTCTACGCCGAGATCTGCCCGCAGACCTTCCCGATCCTCGTGCGTCCGGGCTCACGTCTCTCCCAGCTCCGCCTTCGCCGCGGCGACCCACGCGAGGACGATGCCACCCTCACCCGCCTCCAGCGCGAGGTCGGTCTCGTTTCGGGAGGCACCGTCGACATCGACGATGGCATCGCCCTCTCGGTCGATCTCGCGCCGGGCCCGGACGCCCTCGTCGGCTACCGCGCCAAGCGCCACACCGGTGTCGTCGACGTCGATGCCGCCGGCGCCCACCGCATCGCCGATTATTGGGAGCCGATCCGCGCCGGTGATGGCGACCGCCGCTTGATCCTCGATCCCGACCAGTTCTACATCCTCGCCTCCAAGGAGGCGGTCACCATCCCCCCCGGCCACGCCGCCGAGATGATGCCATTCAATCCGCTGGTCGGCGAGTTCAGGGTCCACTATGCCGGCTTCATGGACCCGGGCTTCGGCCATGCCGCGACCGGCGGGGCCGGCGCCCGCGTCGTTCTCGAGGTACGCAGCCACAAGGTACCCTTCATCCTGGAGGACGGCCAGATCATCGGGCGCCTCGTCTACGAGCGCATGTGCGCAGTCCCGGCGACGCTCTACGGTGCCGGTATCGGCAGCCATTACCAGGCCCAGGGTTTGAAGCTTTCCAAGCACTTCGTGTGA
- a CDS encoding 2-dehydropantoate 2-reductase translates to MRIAIIGLGAMGSVYAAHFAEAGHEVWGIDLWREHLEAIRARGLRIEGPLGDRTVGGLQVTDRAEAVGPVDLVVLATKAAGVAAAARASLPLLGPETPVLTIQNGLGAYERISGELAPERVLLGVADGFGAAMKGPGHVHHAGMKLVRLGEPAGGLTPRLERVREAWASARFNVATYPDIMQLVWEKFVCNVTFSAPCTVFGKPIGELMADPHAWPVALACGREAFAAGRGHGVAFSFADIDAYVTAFGNAMPTARPSMLLDHIDGRRSEIDSINGIVAQKAAEVGLSAPCNEVLSAIVRSRELAFTR, encoded by the coding sequence ATGCGGATCGCCATCATCGGGCTCGGCGCCATGGGCAGCGTCTATGCCGCGCACTTCGCCGAGGCCGGCCACGAGGTCTGGGGCATCGACCTCTGGCGCGAGCACCTCGAGGCGATCCGCGCGCGCGGCCTGCGGATCGAGGGGCCCCTCGGCGACCGCACGGTCGGCGGATTGCAAGTGACCGACCGGGCCGAGGCCGTCGGCCCCGTCGACCTCGTCGTGCTCGCAACCAAGGCCGCCGGCGTTGCCGCTGCCGCGCGTGCGAGCCTGCCGCTCCTCGGGCCGGAAACCCCGGTCCTCACCATCCAGAACGGCCTCGGCGCCTACGAGCGCATTTCCGGCGAACTCGCGCCCGAGCGCGTGCTCCTCGGGGTCGCCGACGGCTTCGGTGCCGCGATGAAGGGGCCCGGGCACGTGCATCACGCCGGTATGAAACTGGTGCGTCTCGGCGAACCGGCGGGTGGCCTGACGCCGCGCCTCGAACGCGTCCGGGAGGCTTGGGCCTCGGCGCGATTCAATGTCGCGACCTATCCCGACATCATGCAACTCGTCTGGGAGAAATTCGTCTGCAATGTCACCTTCAGCGCGCCGTGCACGGTGTTCGGCAAACCGATCGGCGAACTCATGGCCGACCCTCACGCCTGGCCGGTTGCGCTCGCCTGTGGTCGGGAGGCCTTCGCCGCCGGTCGCGGCCACGGCGTCGCCTTTTCGTTCGCTGACATCGATGCCTATGTCACTGCCTTCGGCAACGCCATGCCCACCGCCCGCCCCTCGATGCTGCTCGACCACATCGATGGACGGCGCTCGGAGATCGACAGCATCAATGGCATCGTAGCGCAGAAGGCTGCCGAGGTCGGGCTTTCGGCGCCCTGCAACGAAGTGCTGAGCGCCATCGTGCGCTCGCGCGAATTGGCCTTCACCCGGTGA
- a CDS encoding radical SAM protein, which translates to MEASFKAKVETPGKFEHPDWTAKGEPRASVPLTRLETLWFNTGTLCNIECVNCYILSGPKNDQLVYLSAAEVGAYLDEIATLGLGTREIGFTGGEPFLNPDAVAMIGDALGRGHEVLVLTNAMQPMQRKGVKAGLLALAREHGNQLTLRVSLDHHTRELHEKERGANTWDKALAGIDWLAENGFHIAIAGRTCWGESEAQSRAGYARLIAEHGWSIDPEDREALLLLPEIDAGVEVPEITVACWSILGKQPSEIMCATSRMIVKRKGEDAPKVLTCTLLPYDPRFEMGRTLAASLTADGGMFDQGAVKLCHPHCAKFCVLGGGSCS; encoded by the coding sequence ATCGAGGCCAGCTTCAAGGCAAAAGTCGAGACTCCGGGCAAGTTCGAGCACCCCGACTGGACCGCCAAGGGCGAACCGCGGGCGAGCGTGCCGCTCACTCGACTGGAGACGCTCTGGTTCAACACCGGCACGCTCTGCAACATCGAGTGCGTCAACTGCTACATCCTGTCCGGGCCGAAGAACGATCAGTTGGTCTACCTCAGCGCGGCAGAGGTCGGCGCCTACCTCGACGAGATCGCAACGCTCGGCCTCGGCACGCGCGAGATCGGCTTCACGGGTGGCGAGCCGTTCCTCAATCCCGATGCCGTCGCGATGATCGGTGATGCGCTCGGGCGCGGGCACGAGGTGCTGGTGCTGACCAACGCTATGCAGCCGATGCAGCGCAAGGGCGTCAAAGCGGGCCTCCTGGCGCTCGCCCGCGAGCACGGCAACCAACTGACGCTGCGGGTCAGTCTCGACCACCACACCCGTGAACTGCACGAGAAGGAACGCGGCGCCAACACGTGGGACAAGGCGCTGGCGGGCATCGACTGGCTGGCGGAGAACGGGTTCCACATCGCCATCGCCGGGCGGACCTGCTGGGGCGAGAGCGAAGCCCAATCGCGTGCCGGCTATGCGAGACTGATCGCAGAGCATGGCTGGTCGATCGATCCCGAGGACCGCGAGGCATTGCTGCTGCTGCCGGAAATCGATGCCGGAGTGGAGGTGCCCGAAATCACCGTCGCTTGCTGGAGCATCCTCGGCAAGCAGCCGAGCGAGATCATGTGCGCGACGAGCCGGATGATCGTGAAGCGCAAGGGCGAGGACGCGCCCAAGGTTCTGACCTGCACGCTGCTGCCCTACGATCCGCGCTTCGAGATGGGCCGCACGTTGGCCGCTTCCCTCACGGCCGACGGCGGCATGTTCGATCAGGGCGCCGTCAAGCTCTGCCACCCGCATTGCGCCAAGTTCTGTGTGCTCGGCGGTGGGAGCTGCTCGTAG
- a CDS encoding CDP-alcohol phosphatidyltransferase family protein, translated as MFDSRIRPLLDPPLAMVARRLASFGLSGDHLTFTGLALGLVAALSVVAGLFAAALVAILLARLCDGLDGPVARAAGTAGDRGGFIDITLDFVFYALLPLAFALHDPDRNALAAAILLSGFLVNGAAFLAYATIAARRGLTTTAQGTKSFYYLSGLTEGAETIAAFIVFCLLPSWFWLLGPLFGLACWVSGLARIVVVYRGMAPGPAPAEATGGIGAARPDDPG; from the coding sequence ATGTTCGATTCCCGCATCCGCCCGCTGCTCGACCCACCACTCGCCATGGTGGCCCGGCGCCTCGCCAGCTTCGGCCTGAGCGGCGACCATCTCACCTTCACCGGCCTCGCGCTCGGGCTCGTCGCCGCGCTTTCGGTCGTCGCCGGCCTGTTCGCCGCCGCATTGGTCGCGATCCTGCTGGCGCGGCTCTGCGATGGTCTCGACGGTCCGGTCGCGCGCGCCGCTGGCACCGCCGGCGACCGTGGCGGCTTCATCGACATCACGTTGGATTTCGTCTTCTATGCGCTGCTGCCGCTGGCGTTCGCCTTGCACGATCCCGACCGCAATGCCCTTGCCGCCGCGATCCTCTTGTCGGGCTTCCTCGTCAACGGTGCCGCCTTCCTCGCCTACGCCACCATCGCGGCCCGGCGTGGGTTGACCACCACCGCTCAGGGCACGAAGTCGTTCTACTATTTGAGCGGCCTTACCGAGGGTGCCGAGACGATCGCCGCATTCATCGTCTTTTGCCTCTTGCCTTCATGGTTCTGGCTGCTCGGCCCGCTCTTCGGCCTCGCTTGCTGGGTTTCGGGCCTTGCACGGATCGTCGTCGTCTATCGCGGCATGGCGCCGGGTCCGGCGCCGGCCGAGGCAACCGGCGGCATCGGTGCAGCCCGTCCGGACGATCCCGGCTAG
- the hemN gene encoding oxygen-independent coproporphyrinogen III oxidase, which translates to MVTATAKGATTIEDLLKRHGAPVPRYTSYPTANHFNASVGPDQHRAWLASLPQGAKLSLYTHVPFCQELCWYCGCSTKAVRRYAPVSSYLDLLVKEIDTVAGLVPGRHAVTHMHWGGGSPDILTASDIARLADRMRERFIFAGNAEVAVEIDPRLLDAPRASSLAEAGFNRVSIGVQDFDPVVQKAIGRMQSFEATARAVRLFREFGVGSINLDLVYGLPHQTTESVARTLRQVLSLDPERIAIFGYAHLPSRLKHQRLIDEAALPGPLERHAQSRRLAAMLGEAGYVAIGIDHFAKATDSLASGAVARNFQGYTTDRADALIGFGASAISRLPAGYAQNAVAVHEYGERLASEGLATARGWRMGDDDRLRALVIEELMCTFGLSTGALVERFGQAAAEPILAEAARIVAEDRDGLVEPTADGFRLTASGQPFVRTVCARFDTYLAGNVAERRHAMAV; encoded by the coding sequence ATGGTGACGGCAACGGCAAAGGGGGCAACGACGATCGAGGACCTCCTCAAGCGCCATGGCGCGCCGGTGCCACGCTACACGAGCTATCCGACCGCCAACCACTTCAATGCGTCGGTCGGCCCGGATCAGCATCGCGCATGGCTCGCGTCGCTGCCACAAGGGGCCAAGCTCTCGCTCTATACGCACGTGCCGTTCTGTCAGGAGCTGTGCTGGTATTGTGGCTGCAGCACCAAGGCGGTACGACGCTACGCGCCCGTTTCGAGTTACCTCGACCTCCTCGTCAAGGAGATCGATACGGTGGCCGGGCTGGTGCCGGGTCGCCATGCCGTCACGCACATGCATTGGGGCGGCGGTTCGCCAGACATTCTGACTGCGAGCGACATCGCGCGGCTCGCCGACCGGATGCGCGAGCGCTTCATTTTCGCCGGGAATGCGGAAGTCGCGGTCGAAATCGATCCACGGCTGCTCGATGCGCCGCGCGCCTCGAGCCTCGCCGAGGCAGGCTTCAACAGGGTCTCGATCGGAGTGCAGGATTTCGATCCCGTCGTGCAGAAGGCGATCGGGCGAATGCAGAGCTTCGAGGCGACGGCCCGGGCGGTGCGGCTGTTCCGCGAGTTCGGCGTCGGCTCGATCAACCTCGACCTCGTCTATGGGTTGCCGCACCAGACGACGGAGAGCGTGGCGCGGACCCTCCGCCAGGTCCTGTCACTCGACCCCGAGCGCATCGCGATCTTCGGTTATGCGCATTTGCCCTCCCGGCTGAAACACCAGCGGCTGATCGACGAGGCGGCACTGCCGGGGCCGCTCGAGCGGCACGCCCAGTCGCGCCGGCTCGCGGCCATGCTCGGGGAGGCCGGCTACGTGGCGATCGGGATCGACCATTTCGCGAAGGCGACCGACAGCCTGGCGAGCGGCGCGGTGGCACGCAATTTCCAGGGCTATACGACCGACCGGGCGGATGCGCTGATCGGGTTCGGAGCCTCGGCGATCTCGCGATTGCCGGCGGGTTATGCGCAAAACGCGGTCGCGGTGCACGAGTATGGTGAGCGGCTGGCAAGCGAAGGCCTCGCCACGGCGCGTGGCTGGCGGATGGGGGACGACGACCGATTGCGCGCGCTCGTGATCGAGGAGCTGATGTGCACCTTCGGTCTCTCCACCGGCGCCCTTGTCGAACGGTTCGGACAGGCGGCGGCTGAGCCGATCCTGGCCGAGGCCGCGCGGATCGTCGCCGAGGATCGCGACGGCCTGGTCGAGCCGACCGCCGACGGCTTCCGGTTGACGGCCTCGGGCCAGCCGTTCGTGCGGACGGTTTGCGCGCGCTTCGACACTTACCTCGCGGGCAATGTCGCGGAGCGGCGGCACGCCATGGCGGTCTAG
- a CDS encoding NADP-dependent malic enzyme (NADP-dependent; catalyzes the oxidative decarboxylation of malate to form pyruvate; decarboxylates oxaloacetate) — MSSKVTDDLRSGALVYHRLPRPGKLEVVPTKPLGNQRDLALAYSPGVAAACEAIRDDPAEAANLTTRGNLIAVITNGTAVLGLGNIGPLASKPVMEGKAVLFKKFAAIDVFDLEVEATDVDRFCTVVAALEPTFGGINLEDIKAPECFEIEERLRREMKIPVFHDDQHGTAIIVGAAVLNGLACAGKRIEDVKIVTSGAGAAALACLNILVSLGARRENIWVTDLEGVVYRGRTALMDRWKDVYAQETAARTLAEVIPGADVFLGLSAGGVLKPEMLLAMAPRPLVMALANPNPEIMPDIAAATRDDIMICTGRSDFPNQVNNVLCFPYIFRGALDVGATTINEAMKLAAVEAIAELARAPTSDVAAKAYGGETQIFGPKSLIPTPFDPRLILMIAPAVARAAMETGVATRPIADIDTYTESLQRFVFRSGIVMKPVFTAARAAPKRVIYAEGEDERVLRAAQVVLEEGLAEPILIGRPDVIEKRIERFGLSLVPGKDFAVVNPQSDPRYRDYVDTYLGLTCRRGVTPDRARTVVRTRPTVIAGLAVLRGDADAMICGLEGRFSRHVAHIRDIIGLAPGVTDFSAVSLLILNRGAYFIADTQVSKNPSAEEIAEMARLTARQVVRFGFEPKIALLSHSSFGSSDSESAQKMREALALLRQRAPELEVEGEMQGDAALDEAVRMRIFPFSRISGEANVLIMPNLDAASISYELLKSMANALPVGPILIGAARPAHVLTPSVTARGVVNMTAFAVVEAQQNGVLTGLERPGRGEWS, encoded by the coding sequence ATGTCGAGCAAGGTGACCGACGACCTGCGTTCGGGTGCCCTCGTCTATCACCGCCTGCCACGGCCCGGTAAGCTCGAGGTGGTCCCGACCAAGCCGCTCGGCAACCAACGCGACCTTGCGCTCGCCTATTCGCCCGGCGTCGCGGCGGCATGCGAAGCGATCCGCGACGATCCGGCCGAGGCCGCGAACCTGACGACCCGCGGCAACCTCATCGCCGTCATCACCAACGGCACCGCCGTGCTCGGCCTCGGCAACATCGGCCCGCTGGCCTCCAAACCCGTAATGGAGGGAAAAGCGGTTCTCTTCAAGAAGTTCGCCGCCATCGACGTGTTCGATCTCGAGGTCGAGGCCACCGACGTCGACCGCTTCTGCACCGTCGTCGCCGCCCTCGAGCCGACCTTCGGCGGCATCAACCTCGAGGACATCAAGGCACCCGAGTGCTTCGAGATCGAGGAGCGTCTGCGCCGGGAGATGAAAATCCCGGTCTTCCACGACGACCAGCACGGCACCGCCATCATCGTCGGTGCCGCCGTCCTCAACGGTCTCGCCTGTGCCGGCAAGCGCATCGAGGACGTCAAGATCGTGACCTCCGGCGCCGGCGCCGCCGCGCTCGCCTGCCTCAACATCCTGGTCAGCCTCGGGGCGCGTCGGGAAAATATCTGGGTGACCGACCTCGAGGGTGTCGTCTACCGCGGCCGCACCGCGCTGATGGATCGCTGGAAGGACGTTTATGCCCAGGAGACCGCCGCCCGCACGCTCGCCGAAGTGATCCCTGGCGCCGACGTCTTCCTCGGACTATCGGCCGGTGGCGTCCTCAAGCCCGAGATGCTGCTCGCCATGGCGCCGCGCCCGCTCGTGATGGCACTCGCCAACCCCAATCCCGAGATCATGCCCGACATCGCGGCGGCCACCCGCGACGACATCATGATCTGCACGGGCCGGTCGGATTTTCCGAACCAGGTCAACAATGTGCTCTGCTTTCCCTATATTTTTCGCGGCGCCCTCGACGTCGGTGCGACGACGATCAACGAGGCCATGAAACTCGCCGCCGTCGAGGCGATCGCCGAACTCGCCCGTGCTCCGACCTCCGACGTCGCCGCCAAGGCCTACGGCGGCGAGACCCAGATTTTCGGTCCCAAATCCCTGATCCCGACGCCTTTCGATCCGCGCCTCATCCTGATGATCGCCCCGGCGGTGGCCAGGGCGGCGATGGAGACGGGCGTCGCCACCCGCCCGATCGCCGACATCGATACCTACACCGAGAGCCTCCAGCGCTTCGTTTTCCGCTCCGGCATCGTCATGAAGCCGGTGTTCACCGCCGCTCGCGCTGCGCCCAAGCGCGTGATCTACGCCGAGGGCGAGGACGAGCGCGTTCTCCGCGCGGCACAGGTGGTGCTCGAGGAGGGGCTCGCCGAGCCGATCCTCATCGGCAGGCCGGATGTGATCGAAAAGCGCATCGAGCGCTTCGGCCTCTCGCTGGTGCCGGGCAAGGATTTCGCGGTGGTGAACCCCCAGTCTGATCCGCGTTACCGTGATTATGTGGACACCTACCTCGGCCTCACCTGCCGCCGGGGCGTTACGCCCGATCGTGCCCGCACGGTGGTCCGTACCCGCCCGACCGTGATTGCCGGCCTCGCCGTTCTGCGCGGCGACGCCGACGCCATGATCTGCGGCCTCGAGGGCCGTTTCAGCCGCCATGTCGCGCACATTCGCGACATCATCGGACTTGCCCCCGGCGTCACTGATTTTTCCGCCGTGAGCCTCCTCATCCTGAACCGCGGTGCCTATTTCATCGCCGACACCCAGGTTTCGAAGAATCCCTCCGCCGAGGAAATCGCCGAGATGGCGCGGCTGACGGCCCGCCAGGTCGTGCGCTTCGGCTTCGAACCCAAGATCGCTCTGCTCTCGCATTCCAGCTTCGGCTCGAGCGACAGTGAGAGCGCTCAGAAGATGCGCGAGGCGCTCGCGCTCCTGCGCCAGCGCGCGCCCGAACTCGAGGTCGAAGGCGAGATGCAGGGTGATGCCGCACTCGACGAGGCGGTGCGGATGCGGATCTTCCCGTTCTCGCGGATCTCCGGCGAGGCGAACGTGCTCATCATGCCGAACCTCGACGCTGCGAGCATCTCCTACGAACTGCTCAAGTCGATGGCCAATGCCCTGCCGGTCGGACCGATCCTCATCGGCGCCGCCCGCCCCGCCCATGTCCTGACGCCATCGGTGACGGCGCGCGGCGTTGTCAACATGACCGCGTTCGCCGTTGTTGAGGCCCAGCAGAACGGCGTCTTGACGGGCTTGGAGCGGCCCGGTCGGGGCGAGTGGTCCTGA
- a CDS encoding DUF1028 domain-containing protein, translating into MTISIAARCATTGAFGMAISSSSPAVAARCAHARAGVGVAASQNVTHPGLGHRMLDLMGLGLTAPDAVAQAAKSHENRDFRQLTAVDAEGRTGHFTGARALGRHAVAEGAGCVAAGNLLADTGVPAAMVAAFTASDGHLAARLIRALEGGIEAGGEEGPVHSAGVLVVHEVAWPLVDLRVDWHDSDPIGALRALWALYEPQMIDYLNRAIAPTQAPSYGVPGDL; encoded by the coding sequence ATGACCATATCGATCGCCGCACGCTGCGCCACGACAGGCGCTTTCGGCATGGCCATCTCGTCATCGTCACCCGCGGTCGCCGCGCGCTGCGCACATGCGCGGGCCGGTGTCGGCGTAGCGGCCAGCCAGAACGTGACGCATCCGGGGCTCGGGCACCGGATGCTCGACCTCATGGGCCTTGGGCTTACGGCGCCGGACGCCGTGGCACAGGCGGCAAAGAGCCACGAGAACCGCGACTTCCGGCAGCTCACCGCGGTCGACGCGGAGGGTCGGACCGGGCATTTCACGGGCGCTCGCGCGCTCGGGCGCCACGCTGTCGCCGAGGGGGCGGGATGCGTCGCGGCGGGCAACCTCCTCGCCGACACCGGGGTTCCAGCGGCCATGGTCGCGGCATTCACGGCGAGTGACGGTCATCTCGCCGCGCGCCTCATCAGGGCGCTAGAGGGCGGCATCGAGGCCGGTGGCGAGGAGGGGCCGGTGCATTCGGCCGGCGTGCTGGTGGTGCACGAGGTTGCCTGGCCGCTGGTCGATCTCAGGGTGGACTGGCACGACAGTGACCCGATCGGCGCGCTCAGGGCACTCTGGGCGCTCTACGAGCCACAGATGATCGATTACCTCAACCGCGCGATCGCACCGACGCAGGCGCCGAGCTACGGCGTGCCGGGCGATCTCTGA
- a CDS encoding glycosyltransferase, with product MQGGTSMGREPGPPCPADTTRLRAATDGLAERWPQASARDGIHGWQAASLAVAVGLVVGGFLVVPDATVVAAAVAMTLPFLIIVILRLAALIRLSTRWRTRATRLKLGDDDLPVYTLLCPLYREAGVAPQLVEALSRLDYPRSRLDIKLIIEASDTATREALERLRPGEPFEIVVVPDAAPRTKPKALNFALAGARGSLVAIFDAEDHPEPLQLRRAAQVFAESPERVACLQARLAIHNGHEGWLPRLFDVEYTSLFDALLPTYEDLGLILPLGGTSNHFRRAALEEVGAWDAYNVTEDADLGVRLRRAGYRVSMLESETVEEAPASSGDWLRQRTRWMKGWMQTLLVHHREPGRLVRELGLGGTLGFQVVIGGVLLSALVHPFFYLWAGLALAQGQFLVPGEHPLSKPIVIVAASNILLGYGCAILLGMVASMRRGKMLNALAALTLPFYWLLVSAACYRAVWQLWRDPFRWEKTTHRPYGAIQPGRHTRRLA from the coding sequence ATGCAGGGGGGGACGTCCATGGGTCGCGAGCCGGGTCCGCCTTGCCCCGCCGATACCACGCGGCTGCGTGCGGCCACCGACGGCCTCGCCGAGCGATGGCCGCAGGCCTCGGCACGCGACGGCATCCACGGCTGGCAGGCGGCCAGCCTCGCCGTCGCCGTGGGCCTCGTCGTCGGCGGCTTCCTGGTGGTGCCTGATGCCACGGTCGTCGCGGCGGCGGTTGCCATGACCCTTCCCTTCCTCATCATCGTCATTCTGCGCCTCGCCGCGCTCATCCGGCTGTCGACCCGTTGGCGAACAAGGGCCACACGGCTCAAGCTCGGCGACGACGATTTGCCGGTCTATACGCTGCTGTGCCCACTCTATCGCGAGGCCGGCGTTGCGCCGCAACTGGTCGAGGCGCTTTCGAGGCTCGACTATCCGCGTTCGCGCCTCGACATCAAGCTGATCATCGAGGCGAGCGACACAGCGACCCGGGAGGCCCTCGAGCGGCTTCGACCGGGTGAGCCGTTCGAGATCGTCGTCGTACCGGACGCGGCGCCTCGCACGAAGCCCAAGGCGCTCAACTTCGCTCTCGCAGGCGCGCGTGGCAGTCTGGTGGCGATCTTCGACGCGGAAGACCATCCGGAGCCGTTGCAGCTGCGGCGGGCGGCGCAGGTGTTCGCCGAAAGCCCGGAGCGGGTCGCCTGCCTGCAGGCACGGCTCGCCATTCACAATGGCCACGAAGGCTGGCTGCCGCGGTTGTTCGACGTGGAATACACAAGCCTCTTCGACGCGCTGCTGCCAACCTACGAGGACCTCGGCCTCATCCTGCCGCTCGGGGGAACCTCGAACCACTTCCGCCGCGCCGCGCTCGAGGAGGTCGGCGCCTGGGACGCCTACAACGTCACCGAAGATGCCGATCTCGGCGTCAGATTGCGGCGCGCCGGCTATCGCGTCAGCATGCTCGAGAGCGAGACGGTGGAGGAGGCGCCCGCGAGCAGCGGCGACTGGCTGCGTCAGCGAACGCGCTGGATGAAGGGCTGGATGCAAACCCTTCTGGTCCACCATCGCGAACCGGGGCGCCTCGTTCGTGAACTCGGGCTCGGCGGCACACTCGGCTTTCAGGTGGTCATCGGCGGGGTGCTGCTCTCGGCGCTCGTGCACCCCTTCTTCTATCTCTGGGCAGGGCTGGCGCTCGCGCAGGGCCAGTTCCTGGTGCCGGGCGAGCATCCGCTCTCCAAGCCCATCGTGATCGTGGCGGCGAGCAACATCCTTCTCGGCTACGGTTGCGCCATCCTGCTCGGCATGGTCGCCTCCATGCGGCGGGGCAAGATGCTCAATGCGCTGGCGGCGCTGACGCTGCCGTTCTACTGGCTGCTGGTCTCGGCGGCCTGCTACCGGGCGGTCTGGCAGCTCTGGCGGGACCCGTTCCGCTGGGAAAAGACGACGCATCGCCCATACGGCGCCATCCAGCCGGGGCGCCATACGCGGCGGCTCGCCTGA